A single window of Nicotiana tomentosiformis chromosome 1, ASM39032v3, whole genome shotgun sequence DNA harbors:
- the LOC104105647 gene encoding uncharacterized protein, with the protein MGEKGLQTPAKKLFLWVRKQSKKVKTVLGFVTSLTLLVTLKLLIRDHNHFFILAEFVHLIGLLCLIYKLSTLKTCSGLSLKTQVLTAIFLAVRVFCSFIMEGDIHTILDFVTLVATLWVIYMMKFKLKSSYMADLDTMHYWYLIVPCAVAAFFIHPATAHFIFFRMLWAFCVYLESISVFPQLRLMQNVQIIEPFTAHYVFALGVARFLGCAHWIIQVYDSRGAYLYLAGRGYFWIPMVFLAEIVQTFILADFCYYYIKSVMSGQLLVRLPQPV; encoded by the exons ATGGGTGAGAAGGGGTTGCAAACGCCGGCGAAGAAACTGTTTTTATGGGTTCGAAAGCAGTCGAAAAAGGTCAAGACTGTTTTAGGTTTCGTTACAAGTCTCACTTTGCTTGTTACTCTAAAGTTACTCATCCGTGATCACAATCACTTCTTCATTTTGGCTGAGTTTGTTCATTTAATCGGACTCTTATGTTTGATTTACAAGTTGTCGACTCTCAAAACTTGCTCAG GCCTCTCATTGAAGACTCAAGTGCTTACGGCGATATTTCTAGCTGTAAGAGTATTTTGTAGTTTCATCATGGAAGGAGATATACACACCATTCTAGATTTTGTTACACTTGTGGCAACATTGTGGGTAATATATATGATGAAGTTCAAGTTGAAGTCATCCTACATGGCAGATCTCGATACCATGCACTATTGGTATTTG ATTGTGCCTTGCGCCGTTGCAGCATTTTTTATCCATCCTGCTACAGCTCATTTTATCTTCTTCCGAATGCTTTGGGCTTTTTGTGTATACCTGGAATCTATCTCGGTGTTTCCTCAGCTTCGGTTGATGCAGAATGTTCAG ATAATTGAGCCATTTACAGCTCATTATGTGTTTGCATTGGGTGTTGCAAGATTCTTGGGTTGTGCTCATTGGATTATTCAG GTCTATGACAGTCGTGGAGCATATTTATATTTGGCTGGAAGGGGTTACTTCTGGATACCTATGGTGTTTTTGGCAGAAATCGTCCAAACGTTTATCTTGGCCGATTTCTGCTATTATTACATAAAGAG TGTCATGAGCGGTCAACTTTTAGTCCGCCTGCCTCAGCCGGTATAG